One stretch of Jiangella gansuensis DSM 44835 DNA includes these proteins:
- a CDS encoding ferritin-like fold-containing protein, translating into MLVSSSGAFDDPVYRDGIVDLLGVLGLGELTGFERMAADAGLAPTLADKAALAGMAVTEFHHFELIRDRLDELGASVDEAMAPFRDAYEQFHANTAPSDWLEGLVKAYVGDGIAADFYREVAERVDPATRGLVREVLAEAGHGDFAIERVRDAIAADPKVAGRLALWARRLVGEALAQAQRVAVDRDALLSVIVGGDDGRAGMDLAEMGQLFARITKKHSDRMTKLGLSA; encoded by the coding sequence ATGCTCGTGAGCTCCTCCGGCGCCTTCGACGACCCCGTCTACCGCGACGGCATCGTCGACCTGCTGGGCGTGCTCGGGCTCGGTGAGCTGACCGGATTCGAGCGGATGGCCGCCGACGCCGGGCTGGCTCCCACCCTGGCCGACAAGGCCGCGCTGGCCGGCATGGCCGTCACCGAGTTCCATCACTTCGAACTGATCCGCGACCGGCTGGACGAGCTGGGCGCCTCCGTCGACGAGGCGATGGCGCCGTTCCGCGACGCCTACGAGCAGTTCCACGCCAACACCGCGCCGTCGGACTGGCTGGAAGGGCTGGTCAAGGCGTACGTCGGCGACGGCATCGCGGCCGACTTCTACCGCGAGGTGGCCGAGCGGGTCGACCCTGCCACCCGCGGGCTGGTCCGCGAGGTCCTGGCCGAAGCCGGGCACGGCGACTTCGCCATCGAGCGGGTCCGCGACGCCATCGCGGCCGACCCGAAGGTGGCCGGCCGCCTGGCGCTGTGGGCGCGGCGGCTGGTGGGCGAGGCCCTGGCGCAGGCGCAGCGGGTGGCGGTGGACCGCGACGCGCTGCTGTCGGTGATCGTCGGGGGCGACGACGGCCGGGCGGGCATGGACCTCGCCGAGATGGGGCAACTGTTCGCCCGCATCACGAAGAAGCACTCCGACCGGATGACGAAGCTCGGGCTGTCCGCCTGA
- a CDS encoding DUF3107 family protein — MEVKIGVHNATRELVLESAQSPEEIENTVRAALADANGLLDLADERGRRLLVRTEHLTYVEIGEPVERRVGFGTV, encoded by the coding sequence GTGGAGGTCAAGATCGGCGTGCACAACGCCACACGGGAGCTGGTGCTGGAGAGCGCGCAGTCGCCCGAGGAGATCGAGAACACGGTCCGCGCGGCGCTCGCCGACGCGAACGGGCTGCTCGACCTCGCCGACGAACGCGGCCGACGGTTGCTGGTGCGCACCGAGCACCTCACCTACGTCGAGATCGGTGAGCCGGTCGAGCGGCGGGTGGGTTTCGGCACCGTCTGA
- a CDS encoding TetR/AcrR family transcriptional regulator, which yields MPAVPSRGVRMPRDQRRIQLLGAAREVFVTQGYHAAAMDDIAVRAGVSKPVLYQHFPGKLELYIALLDASKNELLERLHRALASTDDNKQRVIATVNAYFEFVDNDSGGYRLLFESDLPNEPAVRERLEHLTELCAQEVSNIIAEDTGLPPEESTLLAVGLVGIAQVTARYWLSSAGTIPRQAAAELVATLGWRGIRGFPKIDGASTTA from the coding sequence ATGCCCGCCGTGCCGTCGCGCGGCGTCCGCATGCCCCGTGACCAGCGCCGGATCCAGCTGCTGGGCGCCGCCCGCGAGGTCTTCGTCACCCAGGGCTACCACGCGGCGGCCATGGACGACATCGCCGTGCGCGCGGGCGTCAGCAAGCCGGTGCTGTACCAGCACTTCCCCGGCAAGCTCGAGCTGTACATCGCACTGCTCGACGCCAGCAAGAACGAACTGCTCGAGCGGCTGCACCGGGCGCTGGCCTCGACCGACGACAACAAGCAGCGCGTCATCGCCACCGTCAACGCCTACTTCGAGTTCGTCGACAACGACTCCGGCGGCTACCGGCTGCTGTTCGAGTCCGACCTGCCCAACGAGCCGGCCGTGCGCGAACGCCTCGAGCACCTGACCGAGCTGTGCGCGCAGGAGGTCAGCAACATCATCGCCGAGGACACGGGGCTGCCCCCGGAGGAGTCCACCCTGCTCGCGGTGGGCCTCGTCGGCATCGCGCAGGTGACCGCGCGGTACTGGCTGTCGTCGGCGGGCACCATTCCGCGGCAGGCCGCGGCCGAGCTCGTCGCCACCCTCGGCTGGCGCGGCATCCGCGGTTTCCCGAAGATCGACGGAGCATCCACGACCGCGTGA
- a CDS encoding alpha/beta fold hydrolase, producing the protein MERIEGWPGELITLATGRRVFVRHAAPSSGTATTRIVYIHGLGGSATNWTALMRELRDDAEQWAPDLPGFGESPRGGRHTVDEYVADVIAFLERFDEPVHLVANSLGGMICVYAAARRPDLARTLTLVSPAMPQYRLPWAARATAFLALPWLGERILTRVNGVPQDKQAEQLASVMFADWSAIPVAELEFAAEQRFRWTSQPHSQTVLLAALRSIVVQYLRPRRRSAWRAAGHLLRPTLVIMGSKDSLVGPWARARWRRTVRRARLVFMPNTGHVAMMEHPRAVADLMRDFFRDATGVSIMRTNLSSRRTVGPGMTTDVAPLAKERTNATN; encoded by the coding sequence GTGGAACGGATCGAGGGCTGGCCGGGCGAGCTGATCACGCTCGCGACCGGTCGCCGTGTCTTCGTCAGGCATGCGGCGCCGTCGTCGGGCACCGCCACCACCCGCATCGTCTACATCCACGGCCTGGGCGGGTCCGCCACCAACTGGACTGCGCTCATGCGCGAGCTGCGTGACGATGCCGAACAGTGGGCGCCGGACCTGCCGGGTTTCGGCGAGTCCCCGCGTGGTGGCCGGCACACCGTCGACGAGTACGTCGCCGACGTCATCGCCTTCCTCGAGCGCTTCGACGAGCCGGTGCACCTGGTTGCGAACTCGCTCGGCGGAATGATCTGCGTGTACGCGGCCGCCCGCCGCCCCGACCTGGCCCGCACACTCACCCTGGTGTCGCCGGCGATGCCGCAGTACCGGCTGCCATGGGCGGCCCGTGCGACGGCGTTCCTCGCGCTTCCGTGGCTGGGCGAGCGCATCCTGACCCGCGTCAACGGGGTACCACAGGACAAGCAGGCCGAGCAGTTGGCCTCCGTCATGTTCGCCGACTGGTCGGCCATACCGGTGGCCGAGTTGGAGTTCGCGGCCGAACAGCGCTTCCGTTGGACGAGCCAGCCGCATTCGCAGACGGTGCTGCTCGCGGCGCTGCGCTCCATCGTGGTCCAGTACCTGCGACCGCGACGGCGCTCGGCGTGGCGGGCGGCCGGGCACCTCCTGCGTCCCACACTGGTGATCATGGGCAGCAAGGACAGTCTGGTGGGTCCGTGGGCGCGGGCCCGCTGGCGGCGCACCGTGCGGCGCGCCCGGCTGGTGTTCATGCCGAACACCGGGCACGTCGCGATGATGGAGCACCCGCGCGCCGTGGCGGACCTGATGCGCGACTTCTTCCGCGACGCCACCGGCGTGTCCATCATGCGGACGAATCTGTCCAGTAGGCGAACGGTGGGTCCGGGAATGACGACGGACGTGGCACCGTTGGCGAAGGAGAGAACGAACGCCACGAACTGA
- the moeZ gene encoding adenylyltransferase/sulfurtransferase MoeZ codes for MSLPPLVEPAAELTVDEVRRYSRHLIIPDVGMAGQKRLKNAKVLVVGAGGLGSPALLYLAAAGVGTLGIVDFDEVDESNLQRQIIHGQSDVGRSKAQSARDSVKEVNPYVDVVLHETRLDNDNVLDIFAGYDLILDGTDNFATRYLVNDAAVLLGKPYVWGSIYRFEGQVSVFWNEHGPNYRDLYPEPPPPGMVPSCAEGGVLGVLCSSIGSIMVTEAIKLITGVGDTLVGRLMIYDALEMTYNTVKVRKDPTAEPITELIDYEAFCGTLSDEAAEAAADATISVVKLKSWMDERDRGERDFYLVDVREPNEWEINRIPSAVLIPKNEFLTGEALEKLPQDKQIVLHCKSGMRSAEALAVVKGAGMADAVHVGGGVAAWVNQIDPSQPSY; via the coding sequence GTGTCCCTGCCCCCACTGGTGGAGCCCGCCGCGGAGCTCACTGTCGACGAGGTACGCCGCTACTCGCGGCACCTGATCATCCCGGACGTCGGGATGGCGGGCCAGAAGCGGCTCAAGAACGCCAAGGTGCTCGTGGTGGGCGCCGGCGGCCTCGGCTCCCCGGCGCTGCTCTATCTGGCCGCGGCCGGTGTCGGAACGCTGGGCATCGTCGACTTCGACGAGGTCGACGAGTCCAACCTGCAGCGCCAGATCATCCACGGCCAGTCCGACGTCGGCCGGTCCAAGGCGCAGTCGGCGCGGGACTCCGTCAAGGAGGTCAACCCGTACGTCGATGTCGTGCTGCACGAGACCCGGCTCGACAACGACAACGTCCTGGACATCTTCGCCGGGTACGACCTCATCCTCGACGGCACCGACAACTTCGCCACCCGCTACCTGGTGAACGACGCCGCCGTGCTGCTGGGCAAGCCGTACGTGTGGGGCTCCATCTACCGGTTCGAGGGCCAGGTCAGCGTCTTCTGGAACGAGCACGGCCCCAACTACCGCGACCTCTACCCCGAGCCCCCGCCGCCGGGCATGGTGCCGTCGTGCGCCGAGGGCGGCGTGCTGGGTGTGTTGTGCTCGTCGATCGGCTCCATCATGGTCACCGAGGCGATCAAGCTGATCACCGGCGTGGGCGACACGCTGGTGGGCCGGCTGATGATCTACGACGCGCTCGAGATGACCTACAACACCGTCAAGGTGCGCAAGGACCCGACCGCGGAGCCCATCACCGAGCTCATCGACTACGAGGCGTTCTGCGGAACCCTCAGCGACGAGGCCGCCGAAGCCGCCGCCGACGCCACCATCTCGGTGGTGAAGCTGAAGAGCTGGATGGACGAGCGCGACCGCGGCGAGCGTGACTTCTACCTGGTCGACGTGCGTGAGCCCAACGAGTGGGAGATCAACCGCATCCCGAGTGCGGTGCTCATCCCCAAGAACGAGTTCCTGACCGGCGAGGCGCTGGAGAAGCTGCCGCAGGACAAGCAGATCGTGCTGCACTGCAAGTCCGGGATGCGCTCGGCCGAGGCGCTCGCCGTCGTCAAGGGCGCGGGTATGGCCGACGCCGTGCACGTCGGCGGCGGGGTAGCGGCCTGGGTCAACCAGATCGACCCCTCGCAGCCGTCGTACTGA
- a CDS encoding lysylphosphatidylglycerol synthase transmembrane domain-containing protein: MTETTEARPTRGRSTGKIVVDEPPLPRRTRRPIDGLRLLFVLTAMTALAALAVVAERTLTGLTADLASFNRNVPRGPVDVVALASQLASLILPPALVFILMVRGRMRTTVELLVAGALASLAAALVSTWLAGPAPQRLHDTFVPTVAGLDGTAVPAMPTLLVAIVTVVSRLALKRIRQITAFAVAGSFAVWLFRGDVTVGGMLLSLGIGWAVGLLVRLVSGQPSLAPNGHKVAAVLRANGYDVSSMRADPVDKYRRYIAESSQGPLGVLVLDRDDDGAGAVARAANQIRTREEVLPRQMVTMRSAVNQITLQSLAVSRAGARTPKLRNVLRIGGDAAAIVYDHVPGRVLANMTADEVTDAMLEDLWRQLSRLRRNQVAHRRISGRTILVSDAGKVWLLDPSGGEVAAPDLAVRADLAQALVGCALVVGVERTIDTAIGVLGRDVVAGAIPLLQPVALARSTRRDLKGRRDILSKLRDGLVSGTGGEPDQPVRLRRLRPLSLLTGVGAVFAVYLVGTQLSDVSFSQLWSQIDWRWLFVAVVLMFTSFVGATFALMGFVPEKVGFWRIMGAQVSLGFLRLVAPSTVGIVAVNIRVLTKAGVAAPLAAASVAANQVGNVAITFPTIGILGVVTGSSAAPDIDPSVNTLIIVLVVLAAAAILALLPPVRMRLRALWSDFAERGLPRLLDVLSNPRKLLVALGGILLQSASLIMCFYTCLLAVGGAANLAAMAVVQLVGNTLGMAVPTPGGLGAVEAALTAGVSTLGVGATTAVTAVLVFRLVSFWLPVLPGWIMWTQMQKRDLL, translated from the coding sequence ATGACCGAGACGACCGAGGCGAGGCCGACGCGGGGTAGGTCGACCGGGAAGATCGTGGTCGACGAGCCACCGCTGCCCAGGCGTACCCGGCGCCCGATCGACGGCCTGCGGCTGCTGTTCGTGCTGACCGCCATGACGGCGCTGGCCGCGCTCGCCGTCGTCGCCGAACGGACGCTCACCGGGCTCACCGCCGACCTTGCCAGCTTCAACCGGAACGTGCCGCGCGGGCCGGTGGACGTCGTCGCGCTCGCGTCGCAGCTGGCCAGCCTGATCCTGCCGCCGGCGCTGGTGTTCATCCTGATGGTGCGCGGCCGCATGCGCACCACCGTCGAGCTGCTGGTGGCCGGCGCGCTGGCGTCGCTCGCCGCGGCGCTGGTCTCCACCTGGCTGGCCGGACCCGCGCCGCAGCGGCTGCACGACACCTTCGTCCCGACCGTGGCCGGTCTCGACGGCACCGCCGTGCCGGCCATGCCGACGCTGCTGGTGGCCATCGTCACCGTCGTGTCCCGCCTGGCGCTCAAGCGGATCCGGCAGATCACCGCGTTCGCCGTCGCCGGCAGCTTCGCGGTCTGGCTGTTCCGCGGCGACGTGACCGTCGGGGGCATGCTGCTGTCGCTGGGCATCGGCTGGGCGGTCGGGCTGCTGGTCCGGCTGGTCAGCGGGCAGCCGTCGCTGGCGCCGAACGGGCACAAGGTGGCTGCCGTCCTGCGCGCCAACGGCTACGACGTGTCGTCGATGCGAGCCGACCCGGTCGACAAGTACCGCCGCTACATCGCCGAGAGCTCGCAGGGCCCGCTCGGTGTGCTGGTGCTCGACCGCGACGACGACGGCGCCGGCGCGGTCGCCCGGGCGGCGAACCAGATCCGCACCCGCGAAGAGGTGCTGCCCCGGCAGATGGTGACCATGCGCAGCGCGGTGAACCAGATCACCCTGCAGTCGCTGGCCGTCTCGCGGGCCGGAGCCCGGACCCCCAAACTGCGCAACGTGCTGCGCATCGGCGGCGACGCCGCGGCCATCGTCTACGACCACGTGCCCGGCCGCGTGCTGGCGAACATGACCGCCGACGAGGTCACCGACGCCATGCTCGAGGACCTGTGGCGGCAGCTGAGCCGGTTGCGTCGCAACCAGGTCGCGCACCGCCGCATCTCCGGCCGCACCATCCTGGTCTCCGACGCCGGCAAGGTGTGGCTGCTGGACCCCTCCGGCGGCGAGGTGGCCGCGCCCGACCTCGCCGTCCGGGCCGACCTGGCCCAAGCCCTGGTCGGCTGTGCCCTGGTGGTGGGCGTGGAGCGCACCATCGACACCGCCATCGGAGTGCTCGGCCGCGACGTCGTCGCCGGCGCCATCCCGCTGCTGCAGCCGGTGGCGCTGGCCCGCTCGACCCGGCGCGACCTCAAGGGCCGCCGCGACATCCTCTCCAAGTTGCGCGACGGGCTGGTCAGCGGCACCGGCGGCGAACCCGACCAGCCGGTGCGCCTGCGGCGGCTGCGGCCGCTGTCGTTGCTCACCGGCGTGGGCGCGGTGTTCGCCGTCTACCTCGTCGGCACCCAGCTGTCCGACGTGTCGTTCAGCCAACTGTGGTCGCAGATCGACTGGCGCTGGCTGTTCGTCGCGGTCGTGCTCATGTTCACGAGCTTCGTCGGCGCGACGTTCGCCCTGATGGGCTTTGTGCCCGAGAAGGTCGGCTTCTGGCGGATCATGGGCGCGCAGGTGTCGCTGGGCTTCCTGCGCCTGGTCGCGCCGTCCACCGTCGGCATCGTCGCCGTCAACATCCGGGTGCTGACCAAGGCCGGGGTCGCCGCGCCGCTGGCCGCCGCGAGCGTCGCCGCCAACCAGGTCGGCAACGTCGCCATCACGTTCCCCACCATCGGCATCCTCGGCGTGGTCACCGGTTCGTCCGCGGCCCCCGACATCGACCCGTCGGTGAACACGCTGATCATCGTGCTCGTGGTGCTGGCGGCGGCGGCCATCCTGGCGCTGCTGCCACCGGTCCGGATGCGGCTGCGGGCGCTGTGGAGCGACTTCGCCGAGCGCGGCCTGCCGCGGCTGCTGGACGTGCTGAGCAATCCGCGCAAGCTGCTGGTGGCGCTCGGCGGCATCCTGCTGCAGTCGGCCAGTCTGATCATGTGCTTTTACACCTGCCTGCTGGCCGTCGGCGGCGCCGCGAACCTGGCCGCGATGGCGGTCGTACAGCTGGTCGGCAACACGCTGGGGATGGCGGTCCCCACGCCGGGTGGCCTGGGTGCCGTGGAGGCGGCGCTGACCGCGGGCGTCAGCACCCTCGGCGTCGGGGCGACGACCGCGGTGACGGCCGTGCTGGTCTTCCGACTGGTGTCGTTCTGGCTGCCGGTGCTGCCCGGCTGGATCATGTGGACCCAGATGCAGAAGCGCGACCTTCTCTGA
- a CDS encoding flippase-like domain-containing protein, translating to MTEHVDPPEPPAGEIVVDEPPLPPRTRRPADVFSLLVVTAAMTGLVAMSIIAERTMTAITADLADLNSRVPGSVVGIVDFTADLASVVIPPVLVAVLMIRGRVRTTVELLVAGVLAAVSAALASEWLTSGQLPRRLHDTLVPTGDGGDPAAVAAYPALLVAVVTVVQPLDVKRFRQVAIFAIAGGFAVQLLRGEATVGGILIAVGIGLAAGLLVRIVGGQPSLAPSGQKIAQTLEANGFRVSALRADPAGEDRHLTAETPDGKLSVLVLDRNHEGAGTFARFVDRLRTREEVLPRHTVTMRDALDRITLQSLAVSRAGARTPSLRTVLRVDGDSAAVVYDHVPGRPLADMKADDVSDEMLSDLWRQLGQLRRNHVAHRRLSVRTIMVDDDGAVWLHSPSGGEVAAADVAIRADLAQALTAASIVVGADRAVDTALDVLGPDVVRSAVPLLQPLALTPGTREHVKGHREVLIELRDRLVERTGESPEPARLQRVRPLSLLTGVGTVVAVYLVGTQLSDVSFGELWERTDWRWIIVAVAFMLLNFLAMALGMLGFVPERVPYWRVVGAQVCISFLRLLAPTTVSNVAMNIRLLTKSGVAGPLAAASVAANQVAQVAVTFPLLAVLAVISGYTAVPGLPSAGTLMLVIGLLLAASVVALIPPVRSRLSDLWRDFAERGLPRLLDVFTNPRKLAMAVAGILGQSVSLILCFYACLRAVGEHVSITALGVVQVVGNTLGTAVPTPGGLGAVEAALTAGVSTLGVTTSAAVTAVLVFRLVSFWLPILPGWVLWTQMRKRDLL from the coding sequence ATGACCGAGCACGTGGACCCACCCGAGCCGCCGGCCGGCGAGATCGTTGTGGACGAGCCGCCGCTGCCTCCGCGTACCCGCCGGCCGGCCGACGTGTTCTCGCTGCTGGTGGTGACGGCGGCGATGACGGGCCTGGTGGCCATGTCCATCATCGCCGAACGGACGATGACGGCCATCACCGCCGACCTGGCCGACCTGAACTCCCGGGTGCCGGGCAGCGTGGTCGGCATCGTCGACTTCACCGCCGACCTCGCCAGCGTGGTGATTCCGCCGGTACTGGTCGCCGTCCTCATGATCCGCGGCCGGGTCCGCACCACGGTCGAGCTGCTGGTGGCGGGCGTGCTGGCCGCGGTCTCCGCCGCGCTGGCATCGGAGTGGCTGACCAGCGGCCAGCTGCCGCGGCGGCTTCACGACACCCTGGTACCGACGGGGGACGGCGGCGACCCCGCGGCCGTCGCCGCCTACCCGGCGCTTCTGGTCGCCGTCGTGACCGTGGTGCAGCCGCTGGACGTGAAGCGCTTCCGGCAGGTGGCCATCTTCGCCATCGCCGGCGGTTTCGCCGTGCAGTTGCTGCGTGGCGAGGCGACGGTCGGCGGCATCCTCATCGCGGTCGGCATCGGGCTGGCGGCCGGGCTGCTCGTCCGCATCGTCGGTGGGCAGCCGTCGCTGGCGCCCAGCGGCCAGAAGATCGCCCAGACACTGGAGGCCAACGGCTTCCGGGTCAGCGCTCTTCGCGCCGACCCGGCCGGCGAGGACCGTCATCTCACGGCGGAGACGCCGGACGGCAAGCTCAGCGTCCTGGTCCTCGACCGCAACCACGAAGGGGCCGGCACCTTCGCCCGTTTCGTCGACCGTCTGCGCACGCGTGAAGAGGTACTGCCGCGGCACACGGTCACCATGCGCGACGCGCTCGACCGCATCACGCTGCAGTCGCTGGCGGTCAGCCGGGCCGGGGCCCGCACCCCGTCGCTGCGCACCGTGCTGCGCGTCGACGGTGACTCCGCCGCCGTCGTCTACGACCACGTCCCCGGCCGGCCGCTGGCCGACATGAAGGCCGACGACGTCAGCGACGAGATGCTGAGCGACCTGTGGCGGCAGCTGGGCCAACTGCGCCGGAACCACGTCGCGCACCGGCGGCTGTCCGTCCGCACGATCATGGTGGACGACGACGGCGCTGTGTGGCTGCACTCGCCCTCGGGCGGGGAGGTGGCCGCCGCCGACGTCGCCATCCGGGCCGACCTCGCCCAGGCGCTCACCGCCGCGAGCATCGTCGTCGGCGCCGACCGTGCCGTCGACACCGCCCTCGACGTGCTCGGCCCGGACGTGGTCCGCTCCGCCGTCCCGCTGCTGCAGCCGCTGGCGCTGACCCCGGGCACCCGGGAACACGTCAAGGGGCACCGCGAGGTGCTGATCGAACTGCGCGACCGCCTGGTCGAGCGCACCGGTGAGTCGCCCGAGCCGGCGCGGTTGCAGCGGGTCCGGCCGCTGTCCCTGCTCACCGGCGTGGGCACGGTCGTGGCCGTCTACCTGGTCGGAACCCAACTGTCCGACGTGTCGTTCGGCGAGCTGTGGGAGCGCACCGACTGGCGCTGGATCATCGTCGCCGTCGCGTTCATGCTCCTGAACTTCCTGGCCATGGCCCTGGGCATGCTGGGCTTCGTCCCCGAACGGGTGCCGTACTGGCGCGTCGTCGGCGCCCAAGTGTGCATCAGCTTCCTGCGCCTGCTGGCGCCGACCACCGTCAGCAACGTCGCCATGAACATCCGGTTGCTGACGAAGTCCGGGGTCGCCGGGCCGCTGGCCGCGGCGAGTGTGGCGGCCAACCAGGTCGCCCAGGTGGCGGTGACGTTCCCGCTGCTGGCGGTGCTGGCCGTCATCTCCGGCTACACAGCAGTGCCCGGGCTGCCGTCGGCGGGCACGCTGATGCTGGTGATCGGGCTGCTGCTGGCAGCGTCGGTCGTGGCGCTCATACCGCCGGTGCGGTCCCGGCTCAGCGACCTGTGGCGCGACTTCGCCGAGCGTGGCCTGCCCCGGCTGCTCGACGTGTTCACGAACCCGCGGAAGCTGGCCATGGCCGTCGCCGGCATCCTCGGCCAGTCCGTCAGCCTGATCCTGTGCTTCTACGCGTGCCTGCGGGCGGTCGGCGAGCACGTGAGCATCACCGCGCTGGGCGTGGTCCAGGTGGTCGGCAACACCCTCGGCACCGCGGTGCCGACCCCGGGTGGCCTGGGCGCCGTCGAGGCGGCGCTGACCGCGGGCGTCAGCACCCTGGGAGTCACGACGTCCGCGGCGGTGACCGCGGTGCTGGTCTTCCGGTTGGTGTCGTTCTGGCTGCCGATCCTGCCCGGATGGGTGCTGTGGACCCAGATGCGCAAGCGCGACCTCCTGTGA
- a CDS encoding MGMT family protein, translating into MDDEYTEAVLSLVERIPSGRAMSYGAIADVVGEALGRGGPRQVGTVMSTVGGTVAWWRVVTAAGRPPRGHEVRALREFAAEGTPLTADGARVDLRRAAWHPGFDRPPR; encoded by the coding sequence ATGGACGACGAGTACACCGAAGCGGTGCTCAGCCTCGTCGAGCGGATCCCGTCGGGCCGGGCGATGTCGTACGGCGCGATCGCTGACGTGGTCGGCGAGGCCCTGGGCCGGGGCGGGCCGCGCCAGGTCGGCACGGTCATGTCCACCGTCGGCGGCACGGTGGCGTGGTGGCGCGTGGTGACGGCGGCCGGCCGGCCACCGCGCGGGCACGAGGTCCGGGCGCTACGCGAGTTCGCCGCCGAGGGCACCCCGCTGACCGCCGACGGCGCCCGTGTCGACCTGCGCCGAGCGGCCTGGCACCCGGGTTTCGACCGCCCGCCCCGTTGA